One Gossypium raimondii isolate GPD5lz chromosome 3, ASM2569854v1, whole genome shotgun sequence genomic window carries:
- the LOC105793952 gene encoding uncharacterized protein LOC105793952, translated as MCILCVIQKWSRRVATMLPWLVIPLIGLWALSQLLPPDFRFEITSPRLACVFVLLATLFWYEILMPRLSAWRVRRNARLRERKRFEAIELQKLRKTATRRCRNCLTPYRDQKPSGGRFMCSYCGHISKRPVLDLPGPPGLGISNSGIIKDLVGKSGKILNGKGWSENGWMCGQDWLENGNWVTGSVAGKPSYWWKNGTGDFGGNEDCLAKKSYSGIVIFACRLLTSFLSMRWLLRRIFGVSSSNYDASSDADHRGMLTKRGENGTSFHESRGEKARRKAEEKRQARLEKELLEQEERKQREEVARLVEERRRLRDEKLEAEKDCSKLSPSAKEKEIKREAEKSKERRKDKAFSKSHTDTEELEKRAGKETELKRDTDKKCEIDFREHLRSGSDYLKGNALETGHGIKSTPAINFSRGNGGTRYLDPIRGTFLSSSKAFTGSSFFGKNTNIPAIAKENKTNNPVDHAHASANRRDFCPSERVAGKLSMDGDDKNVKINHSVLSEPQLWAAPKKSWQQLFTRSPSLPPVSNANVISRPTLKNKPEAQSPPFPSHSTIQTFDNPINFGLPSPFISMYTNGVPSSSLGFSPAIEPIFPRAAEGLSEIIPEEPELFEDPCYVPDPVSLLGPVSESLDNFQLDLGAGFGMDVGTERPCGLKNISASSEINKPSPIESPLSRSRSATPKAQDLQTSSVDDTNANEKRTWQMWSSSPLGQDGLGLMGDPASWLLPLEHNRSNKDDLLHLSSQKTMVSLFAKEDPILAGKRSPQKVFLGNGQNGGTFSPVPGLSDHDPWLQDTSFPPLCGSDNRFPNKSLEEMNYGSLNGSAGTYPFEPSAASCWPKKEWGAMQDSEQPVGKSSISRPHVGGLFDNQMYSHFGNLIEIEKEK; from the exons ATGTGTATACTGTGTGTGATTCAGAAGTGGTCTCGCCGGGTTGCTACGATGCTGCCTTGGTTAGTTATACCTCTCATAGGTTTATGGGCTCTTTCTCAGCTATTGCCACCTGATTTTCGATTTGAGATCACGTCCCCAAGGCTGGCTTGCGTTTTTGTGCTTTTGGCAACTCTATTTTGGTATGAGATTTTGATGCCCCGGCTATCTGCTTGGAGGGTTAGAAGGAATGCACGCCTCAGGGAGAGGAAGAGGTTTGAGGCTATAGAATTGCAGAAGCTTCGTAAAACTGCAACACGAAGGTGTCGGAACTGTCTGACTCCATATAGGGATCAGAAACCTAGTGGTGGTCGTTTTATGTGCTCTTATTGTGGCCATATTTCAAAGAGACCTGTTTTGGACTTGCCAGGTCCACCTGGTCTGGGTATTTCAAATTCTGGGATCATTAAGGATCTTGTTGGAAAAAGTGGGAAAATCTTGAATGGAAAGGGATGGTCGGAGAATGGGTGGATGTGTGGGCAGGATTGGCTAGAGAATGGCAACTGGGTCACTGGGTCTGTTGCAGGGAAACCTAGCTATTGGTGGAAGAATGGCACTGGTGACTTTGGAGGAAATGAAGATTGTTTGGCGAAGAAATCTTATTCAGGCATTGTTATTTTTGCATGCAGACTGTTAACGTCCTTCTTGAGCATGAGGTGGCTTCTGAGAAGGATTTTTGGGGTTAGTTCATCAAATTATGATGCTTCATCTGATGCAGACCACAGGGGCATGTTGACTAAGAGGGGTGAGAATGGGACAAGCTTTCATGAGAGCAGAGGAGAAAAAGCACGCAGAAAAGCTGAAGAAAAGAGACAGGCTAGGTTAGAAAAGGAGCTTTTGGAGCAAGAAGAGAGAAAGCAAAGAGAGGAGGTTGCAAGATTGGTGGAAGAAAGGAGGAGATTGAGGGATGAAAAACTGGAGGCTGAAAAAGATTGCAGCAAATTATCACCATCTGCTAAGGAGAAAGAGATAAAAAGGGAAGCAGAAAAGTCTAAAGAGAGAAGGAAAGATAAAGCATTTAGTAAGAGCCACACTGATACAGAAGAGCTTGAAAAGAGAGCTGGTAAGGAAACTGAACTGAAGCGTGACACTGATAAGAAGTGTGAGATTGATTTCCGGGAACATCTGAGGTCTGGGTCTGATTATCTCAAGGGAAATGCACTAGAAACAGGACATGGAATTAAAAGTACTCCTGCAATTAATTTTAGCCGGGGAAATGGTGGAACTAGATACCTTGACCCTATTAGGGGTACATTTTTGTCATCCTCTAAAGCTTTTACGGGAAGTAGTTTCTTTGGAAAGAATACTAATATTCCTGCTAttgcaaaagaaaacaaaactaataATCCTGTAGACCATGCCCATGCTTCAGCCAATAGGAGAGATTTCTGTCCATCTGAACGAGTAGCTGGGAAGTTGAGTATGGATGGAGATGATAAGAATGTTAAAATCAACCACTCT GTGCTTTCAGAACCCCAACTGTGGGCAGCACCTAAAAAATCTTGGCAACAGTTATTTACTCGTTCACCTTCCCTTCCTCCAGTCTCAAATGCAAATGTTATTAGTAGACCGACTTTGAAGAATAAACCAGAAGCTCAGAGCCCACCATTTCCTAGTCATTCAACAATACAGACATTTGATAATCCTATCAATTTTGGACTACCATCACCATTTATATCTATGTACACAAATGGAGTCCCCAGCAGTAGTTTAGGTTTCTCACCAGCAATTGAACCCATTTTCCCTCGTGCTGCTGAAGGGCTAAGTGAAATTATACCAGAAGAGCCAGAGCTCTTTGAAGACCCCTGTTATGTTCCTGATCCGGTATCCTTGCTTGGGCCTGTTTCTGAGTCGCTTGATAATTTTCAGTTGGACTTGGGTGCTGGGTTTGGGATGGACGTGGGAACGGAAAGGCCTTGTGGTTTGAAGAATATATCTGCTTCTTCTGAAATTAACAAGCCCTCACCTATTGAATCCCCATTGTCAAGATCACGTTCTGCTACCCCAAAGGCCCAAGATCTTCAAACTTCTTCTGTGGATGATACTAATGCAAATGAGAAAAGGACATGGCAGATGTGGAGCAGTTCTCCCCTTGGTCAGGATGGTCTGGGCTTGATGGGTGATCCAGCAAGCTGGCTTCTACCACTGGAACATAATAGATCAAACAAGGATGACCTTTTGCACCTTTCTTCTCAGAAAACTATGGTGTCATTGTTTGCAAAAGAGGACCCTATACTTGCTGGTAAACGATCTCCTCAGAAGGTTTTTCTTGGTAATGGCCAGAATGGTGGTACATTCAGTCCTGTACCTGGCCTGAGTGATCATGATCCATGGTTACAGGATACTTCCTTTCCACCATTATGTGGCAGTGATAACCGTTTTCCTAACAAGTCTCTGGAGGAAATGAATTATGGGAGTCTCAATGGATCTGCAGGCACCTATCCATTTGAGCCGT